In Devosia litorisediminis, one genomic interval encodes:
- a CDS encoding ABC transporter permease produces MTTGNLLRLLAFLVLGLFLASPELFSGFFSLFTKNSQPAIYNQGSLLDITLNHLAIVAAATAASTIIAVGLAIIVTRPFGAEFLPLSRSLANVGQTFPPVAVLALAVPMLGFGTAPTLVALFLYGLLPIFENTLTGLTNLPPAVTDAAKGMGMTGWQRLLKIELPLALPVILAGIRLSVVISLATATIGSTVAARTLGEVIIAGLLSSNTSFVLQGGLIVGVLAVLIYDGLSALERFLMARTGQLGRAAA; encoded by the coding sequence ATGACCACGGGTAATCTCCTCCGACTGCTGGCGTTTCTGGTGCTGGGCCTGTTTCTGGCCAGCCCCGAGCTGTTCAGCGGCTTCTTCAGCCTGTTCACCAAAAACAGCCAGCCCGCCATCTACAATCAGGGCAGCCTGCTCGACATCACCCTCAATCACCTGGCCATCGTGGCCGCCGCGACCGCAGCCTCCACTATCATTGCCGTGGGCCTGGCCATCATCGTAACCCGGCCTTTCGGGGCCGAATTCCTGCCGCTGTCGCGCAGTCTCGCCAATGTCGGGCAGACCTTTCCGCCCGTGGCCGTGCTGGCGCTGGCGGTGCCCATGCTGGGCTTCGGCACCGCCCCAACCCTGGTGGCGCTGTTTCTCTACGGTCTGCTGCCCATTTTCGAGAATACGCTGACCGGCCTGACCAATCTGCCGCCCGCCGTCACCGACGCGGCCAAGGGCATGGGCATGACCGGCTGGCAACGCCTGCTCAAGATCGAACTGCCGCTGGCGCTTCCGGTCATTCTGGCCGGTATTCGACTTTCCGTGGTCATTTCGCTGGCCACCGCCACCATTGGCTCGACCGTCGCTGCACGGACCTTGGGGGAGGTGATCATCGCCGGGCTGCTCTCGAGCAATACCAGCTTCGTGCTGCAGGGCGGCCTGATCGTCGGCGTCCTCGCCGTGCTGATCTATGACGGTCTCTCTGCCCTCGAACGCTTCCTGATGGCCCGCACCGGTCAGTTGGGGAGGGCCGCGGCATGA
- a CDS encoding ABC transporter ATP-binding protein — protein MIEIEDLTKSYDGTVVVDHVTLTIQPHTICVVVGTSGSGKTTLMRMINKLVTPTSGTVRIDGQDIADIPAYELRRRIGYAIQGHGLFPHRTVGQNIATVPKLVGWDKARIARRVGELMELFQLDPGQFRDRLPHELSGGQQQRVGVARALAAEPNILLMDEPYGALDPVIRAKAQDDLLAIQRKFGTTVVLVTHDMEEAIHLGHTIAVMDEGKLLQCAAPAEIIANPATPFVAELIGTSERPFRLLSLSKVADHIEPGEASGEPIAAQASLRDAYAELLWSGRPALPVLRDGQIVGQVTLDALAKLAARPQ, from the coding sequence ATGATCGAGATCGAAGACCTCACCAAGAGCTATGACGGCACCGTGGTGGTGGATCATGTCACGCTCACCATTCAGCCCCACACCATTTGCGTGGTGGTCGGCACCTCGGGCTCGGGCAAGACCACGCTGATGCGCATGATCAACAAGCTGGTGACGCCCACTTCGGGCACAGTGCGCATCGATGGTCAGGATATCGCCGATATCCCCGCCTATGAACTGCGCCGCCGCATCGGCTACGCCATTCAAGGGCATGGTCTGTTTCCCCACCGTACCGTGGGCCAGAACATTGCCACCGTGCCCAAGCTGGTCGGCTGGGACAAGGCGCGCATCGCCCGCCGCGTCGGCGAACTGATGGAGCTGTTCCAGCTCGATCCCGGCCAGTTCCGCGATCGGCTTCCGCACGAGCTCAGCGGCGGCCAGCAGCAGCGCGTTGGCGTGGCCCGCGCTCTAGCGGCCGAGCCCAATATCCTGCTGATGGACGAGCCCTATGGCGCGCTTGATCCGGTGATCCGCGCCAAGGCACAGGACGATTTGCTGGCCATTCAGCGCAAATTCGGCACCACCGTCGTGCTGGTTACCCACGACATGGAAGAGGCCATTCACCTCGGCCACACCATCGCCGTGATGGACGAGGGCAAGCTGCTGCAATGTGCAGCGCCCGCCGAGATCATCGCCAATCCTGCAACGCCCTTTGTCGCCGAACTGATCGGCACCAGCGAACGTCCCTTCCGCCTGCTCTCGCTGTCCAAGGTTGCCGATCACATTGAGCCCGGCGAGGCCAGCGGCGAGCCCATCGCGGCGCAAGCCTCCCTGCGTGATGCCTATGCCGAGCTGCTCTGGTCTGGTCGGCCCGCTCTGCCGGTCCTGCGCGATGGCCAGATTGTCGGTCAGGTCACGCTGGACGCGCTGGCCAAACTGGCGGCCAGACCACAATGA
- a CDS encoding ABC transporter permease encodes MSIADTPAAATRPVWFALDKLGVMIALIAAAGAALPFALFRANRIVLGETKGLFEALPGQFSALLTLTLLAGFGVALLRLAPLTKLIVGFSVLAVLFVLMGQSAAFLTPEGNTFARVSPGAGFWLLVFAFALLETDALTRLAFKPLTRVAILIAVAAAMALLLWSGGWDQLSMLKEYANRAPAFWSEARTHLVLAFGSVAIATLVGLPLGIVCYKVKPLRAGVLNVLNIVQTIPSIALFGLLIAPLAWIAANIPGASAIGISGIGTAPALVALFAYSLLPIVSNTVVGLQSVSPAAIDAARGMGMTDFQRLRAVELPLAFPVILTGIRIVLVQNIGLTTIAALIGGGGFGVFVFQGIGQTAMDLVLLGAVPTVALAFAAAVVLDALVEMTAREGKRS; translated from the coding sequence ATGAGCATAGCCGACACTCCCGCTGCCGCCACGCGACCCGTTTGGTTCGCGCTCGACAAGCTCGGCGTCATGATCGCCCTGATCGCTGCTGCCGGTGCCGCACTGCCCTTCGCCCTGTTCCGCGCCAACCGGATCGTGCTCGGCGAGACCAAGGGACTGTTTGAGGCGCTGCCGGGCCAGTTTTCCGCGCTGCTCACACTCACATTGCTTGCCGGTTTCGGTGTAGCTCTATTGCGCCTTGCCCCGCTGACCAAGCTGATCGTCGGGTTTTCCGTCCTCGCCGTGCTGTTCGTCCTGATGGGCCAGTCAGCGGCCTTTTTGACGCCCGAGGGCAACACCTTCGCACGCGTCTCGCCCGGCGCGGGGTTCTGGCTGCTGGTCTTCGCCTTCGCCTTGCTGGAAACCGACGCCCTGACCCGGCTGGCCTTCAAGCCCCTCACACGCGTCGCCATTCTGATCGCGGTGGCGGCAGCTATGGCGCTGCTGTTGTGGAGCGGCGGCTGGGATCAGCTTTCCATGCTCAAGGAATATGCCAATCGCGCCCCGGCCTTCTGGTCTGAAGCGCGCACCCATCTGGTGCTGGCCTTTGGCTCGGTCGCCATTGCCACGCTGGTCGGCCTGCCGCTGGGCATTGTTTGCTACAAGGTCAAACCCCTGCGCGCCGGCGTGCTCAATGTGCTCAACATCGTCCAGACCATTCCCTCAATTGCCCTGTTTGGCCTTCTTATCGCCCCACTGGCCTGGATTGCCGCCAACATCCCCGGCGCATCGGCCATCGGCATTTCGGGCATCGGCACGGCGCCTGCTCTAGTCGCGCTGTTCGCTTATTCGCTGCTGCCCATCGTCTCCAACACCGTGGTGGGCCTGCAAAGCGTCTCGCCGGCAGCCATCGATGCGGCGCGCGGCATGGGCATGACCGATTTCCAGCGCCTCAGGGCGGTTGAACTGCCACTGGCCTTTCCGGTGATCCTGACCGGCATCCGCATCGTGCTGGTGCAGAATATCGGCCTGACCACCATAGCCGCACTGATCGGCGGCGGTGGCTTTGGTGTCTTCGTGTTTCAGGGCATTGGCCAGACGGCCATGGATCTGGTGCTGCTGGGGGCTGTGCCGACAGTCGCCCTGGCTTTTGCTGCCGCTGTGGTGCTCGACGCCCTGGTGGAAATGACCGCGCGCGAGGGGAAGCGCTCATGA